A window of the Juglans microcarpa x Juglans regia isolate MS1-56 chromosome 5D, Jm3101_v1.0, whole genome shotgun sequence genome harbors these coding sequences:
- the LOC121263982 gene encoding probable carboxylesterase 15 — MGSLPHIVEDCMGVLQLFSDGTIFRLKDINFNIPVVHDNSVIFKDCLYDEKLNLHLRMYKPTSTKSSPMPRNLHLPIIVYIHGGGFCVGSRVWPNCHNCCVRLASGLGALVIAPDYRLAPEHRLPAAIDDAVSAVRWLKGQALGVSTGGDAWLSGTVDFDRVYIVGDSSGGNIAHHLAVRFGSGSFEVYPVRVRGYVLLGPFFGGEVRTKSEEGPSEELLNLEILDRFWRLSMPIGENRDHPLANPFGPASPSLEKVALDPILVIAGGSELLKDRAEDYAKRLKELGKEIEYVQFEGKQHGFFTNDPFSEIAKEVIQLLKQFMLENCM, encoded by the exons ATGGGTTCTCTCCCCCACATCGTCGAAGACTGCATGGGTGTCCTCCAACTCTTTAGCGACGGCACCATTTTCCGCCTCAAAGACATAAACTTCAACATTCCTGTCGTCCACGACAACTCAGTCATATTCAAAGACTGTCTCTACGACGAGAAACTAAACCTCCATTTGCGCATGTACAAACCTACGTCAACCAAATCCAGTCCCATGCCTCGTAATCTTCACCTCCCCATCATTGTATACATCCATGGTGGCGGCTTCTGTGTCGGCTCTCGCGTATGGCCCAACTGTCACAACTGCTGCGTCCGCCTCGCTTCTGGGCTCGGCGCGCTAGTCATCGCGCCGGACTATCGGCTGGCGCCAGAGCATCGGCTTCCAGCGGCCATAGACGACGCAGTGAGTGCAGTGAGGTGGCTAAAGGGGCAGGCTTTGGGTGTGAGCACCGGTGGCGATGCATGGTTGAGCGGCACCGTTGATTTTGACCGGGTGTATATAGTTGGGGACTCGTCTGGAGGGAATATTGCTCACCATTTAGcggtccggttcggttccgGTTCTTTTGAGGTGTATCCGGTTCGTGTACGAGGTTATGTGCTGCTGGGACCCTTTTTTGGCGGGGAGGTCAGGACAAAGTCTGAGGAGGGGCCGTCCGAAGAACTGCTGAATTTGGAGATACTTGACAG GTTTTGGAGGCTGTCGATGCCCATAGGAGAAAATAGAGACCACCCATTGGCAAACCCATTTGGACCTGCCAGCCCTAGCCTTGAAAAGGTGGCCCTTGACCCCATTTTAGTGATAGCAGGAGGAAGTGAATTGCTGAAAGATAGAGCTGAGGACTATGCCAAGAGGTTGAAAGAGCTAGGAAAGGAAATTGAGTATGTCCAGTTCGAGGGAAAGCAACATGGTTTCTTCACGAATGATCCGTTCTCAGAAATTGCAAAAGAAGTCATCCAACTTCTCAAACAGTTCATGCTTGAAAACTGCATGTaa